From the Theobroma cacao cultivar B97-61/B2 chromosome 2, Criollo_cocoa_genome_V2, whole genome shotgun sequence genome, one window contains:
- the LOC18608967 gene encoding uncharacterized protein LOC18608967: MSDWGPVFVAVVLFVLLTPGLLFQVPGHLRCVDFGNFKTSGASILVHSLLYFGLICVFLLAIKVHLYLG; this comes from the coding sequence CTGTTTTTGTTGCAGTGGTGCTGTTCGTGCTGCTAACACCGGGGCTGCTGTTTCAGGTGCCAGGGCACCTCAGGTGTGTGGACTTTGGCAACTTTAAGACAAGTGGTGCTTCGATTCTGGTCCATTCCCTGCTGTATTTTGGCCTCATTTGTGTCTTCTTGCTTGCCATCAAGGTTCACTTGTATCTCGGTTGA